A stretch of the Sulfuritortus calidifontis genome encodes the following:
- a CDS encoding lytic murein transglycosylase, which produces MSGLAGALLLTTAFAIRAEATLEPGFVAWLEGVHDEARRRGVSEATWQAALPTLRPIERVLELDQKQPEFVETFWNYLDTRVSDQRIANGEKLLHKHRAVLQKIEAEYGVPAPVLVAFWGLETHYGKVTGRFPVTGALATLAFDARRTHFFRNELLDALAILQAGHVKSAAMLGSWAGAMGQVQFMPSTFNRYAVDANGDGRKDIWGTLDDAFASAANYLRQSGWQPGQGWGRPVQLPADFNWRLAGLGQKQALSTWAALGVRQIDGSALPGDSIEATLLLPQGHAGPAFLVYGNFDVMLSWNRSVNYALAVGHLADRLSGQPALSLGRDADNRRLTREQAVELQQRLSALGFKVGETDGVIGSRTRAAIRAYQVSAQLPADGYPSLPLLERLQASAATSTALAGQVAGDKAAFF; this is translated from the coding sequence TTGTCCGGCCTGGCCGGCGCCCTGTTGCTGACCACTGCCTTCGCTATCCGCGCCGAGGCCACGCTGGAGCCCGGCTTCGTCGCCTGGCTCGAAGGCGTGCACGACGAGGCACGCCGGCGCGGCGTCTCGGAGGCCACTTGGCAGGCGGCGCTGCCGACCCTGCGGCCGATCGAGCGGGTGCTCGAGCTCGACCAGAAGCAGCCGGAATTCGTCGAGACCTTCTGGAACTACCTCGACACCCGGGTCAGCGACCAGCGCATCGCCAACGGTGAAAAACTGCTGCACAAGCACCGGGCAGTGCTACAGAAGATCGAGGCCGAATACGGCGTGCCGGCACCGGTGCTGGTCGCCTTCTGGGGGCTGGAGACCCACTACGGCAAGGTCACCGGCCGCTTCCCGGTCACCGGCGCCCTGGCCACCCTGGCCTTCGATGCCCGCCGCACCCATTTCTTCCGCAATGAGCTGCTCGATGCCCTGGCCATCCTCCAGGCCGGCCACGTCAAGTCGGCCGCCATGCTCGGCTCCTGGGCCGGTGCCATGGGCCAGGTGCAGTTCATGCCCTCCACCTTCAACCGCTATGCCGTGGATGCCAACGGCGACGGCCGCAAGGACATCTGGGGCACGCTTGACGACGCCTTCGCCTCGGCCGCCAACTACCTGCGCCAGAGCGGCTGGCAACCGGGCCAGGGCTGGGGCCGGCCGGTGCAGCTGCCGGCCGATTTCAACTGGCGTCTGGCCGGGCTTGGCCAGAAACAGGCCCTCTCGACCTGGGCCGCCCTGGGCGTCAGGCAGATCGACGGCAGCGCCCTGCCCGGCGATTCGATCGAAGCCACCCTGCTGCTGCCGCAGGGCCACGCCGGCCCGGCCTTTCTCGTCTACGGCAATTTCGATGTCATGCTGAGCTGGAACCGCTCGGTGAACTATGCCCTGGCAGTGGGCCACCTGGCCGACCGCCTGTCCGGCCAGCCCGCGCTCAGTTTGGGCCGCGATGCCGACAACCGGCGGCTGACGCGGGAACAAGCGGTCGAATTGCAACAGCGCCTGTCCGCGCTCGGCTTCAAGGTCGGCGAAACGGACGGGGTGATCGGCTCGCGCACGCGCGCCGCCATCCGCGCCTACCAGGTCTCGGCCCAACTGCCGGCCGACGGCTACCCTTCGCTGCCCTTGCTGGAAAGATTGCAGGCGAGCGCGGCGACCAGCACCGCCCTGGCCGGCCAGGTGGCCGGCGACAAAGCGGCGTTCTTTTAG
- a CDS encoding HAD-IIA family hydrolase, giving the protein MTEIPRVRIGELLPRYDVVLLDAYGVLVTLDGPLPGACELVEQLNHSGQAYSLLTNGAARLPENAARRYQGFGLAIPPERIITSASLLTAYFRDHGLAGRRCRVLGPADSLRYVELAGGEVVGLNEPFDVLVVCDQSGFPFLETVDDTLSQLIERIEAGRPAAMVLPNPDLMFPTGRGFGITSGSIALVIEAALALRYPRRPELRFARLGKPYAAIFEEAARRAGGRDMLMIGDQLETDIRGANDFGIDSALVMGGVVGMDAVGAGQPRPTWLLDTLMA; this is encoded by the coding sequence ATGACCGAAATTCCCCGCGTTCGCATCGGCGAACTCCTGCCCCGTTACGACGTCGTGCTGCTCGATGCCTATGGCGTGCTGGTCACGCTCGACGGCCCCCTGCCCGGAGCGTGCGAACTGGTCGAACAACTCAACCATAGCGGCCAGGCCTATTCCCTGCTGACCAACGGCGCGGCCCGGCTGCCGGAGAACGCGGCGCGGCGCTATCAGGGCTTCGGCCTGGCGATCCCGCCCGAGCGCATCATCACCTCGGCCTCGCTGCTCACCGCCTATTTCCGCGATCACGGCCTCGCCGGCCGGCGCTGCCGCGTGCTCGGCCCGGCCGACAGCCTGCGCTACGTGGAACTCGCCGGCGGCGAGGTGGTCGGATTGAATGAGCCGTTCGATGTCTTGGTCGTCTGCGACCAGTCGGGTTTTCCCTTCCTGGAGACGGTGGACGACACCCTCTCGCAGTTGATCGAGAGGATCGAGGCGGGCCGGCCGGCGGCCATGGTGCTGCCCAATCCGGACCTGATGTTTCCGACCGGGCGCGGCTTCGGCATCACCTCGGGCAGCATCGCCCTGGTGATCGAGGCGGCACTGGCTTTGCGCTATCCGCGGCGGCCGGAGTTGCGCTTCGCCCGACTGGGCAAGCCCTATGCCGCCATCTTCGAAGAGGCGGCCCGCCGCGCCGGCGGCCGCGACATGCTGATGATCGGCGACCAGTTGGAGACCGACATCCGCGGTGCCAACGACTTCGGCATCGATTCGGCCCTGGTCATGGGCGGCGTGGTCGGCATGGATGCGGTCGGCGCCGGCCAGCCGCGGCCGACCTGGCTGTTGGACACGCTGATGGCCTAG